The Cervus elaphus chromosome 22, mCerEla1.1, whole genome shotgun sequence genome has a window encoding:
- the LOC122680447 gene encoding apolipoprotein L2-like yields MNSEDLKESSESENFFEDIVQYLQDTVSREQLELLLTEEEAWESFVAEADLSREETDALHEKLLELKTDLVEEDQHRPQQDQLDRKRFLEEFPRVKQELEDSIAKLHVLADKVDKVHRDCTISSVVATSAGAVSGVLTILGLALAPVTAGISLGLSATGLGLGAAAAVTSVSTSIVEHVSRSSAETEASRLVPTDINEEGAFAEVLHKSTTQIVSSTKNLIQALQGIGKNVRAIKLAKVNPRLASHAKRFMTTGRVSIQRGKQVQRAFGGTALAMTKSARIVGAATAGVALLMDVALLVKEAKHLHEGAKTESAERMRHLAAELQKKLEELTRNYESLQEGWTWPLPGQCREQGHVRGQEKKVPS; encoded by the exons agAGTGAAAACTTTTTTGAGGATATCGTTCAGTATTTGCAGGACACAGTGAGCAGAGAACAGCTGGAACTCCTGCTCACTGAAGAGGAAGCCTGGGAGAGTTTTGTGGCTGAGGCTGATTTGTCCAG GGAAGAGACAGATGCACTACATGAAAAGCTGCTGGAGCTGAAAACAGACTTGGTAGAGGAGGACCAACACAGGCCACAACAGGACCAGCTGGACAGGAAGCGGTTTTTGGAGGAATTTCCTCGGGTGAAACAGGAGCTGGAGGACAGCATAGCAAAGCTGCATGTGCTGGCAGACAAGGTCGACAAGGTGCACAGGGACTGCACCATCTCCAGCGTGGTGGCCACCTCTGCCGGCGCTGTGTCTGGCGTCCTGACCATCCTTGGCCTGGCTCTGGCACCCGTGACAGCAGGCATCAGTCTGGGACTCTCGGCCACTGGGTTAGGGCTGGGAGCAGCGGCTGCTGTGACCAGCGTGTCCACCAGCATTGTGGAACACGTAAGCAGGTCATCAGCAGAAACCGAAGCCAGTCGCCTTGTGCCAACAGATATCAATGAAGAGGGGGCGTTTGCAGAGGTTTTACATAAAAGCACAACCCAGATTGTTTCCTCTACAAAGAACCTCATCCAAGCCTTGCAAGGCATTGGGAAAAATGTTCGCGCCATCAAGCTGGCCAAAGTCAACCCTCGCTTAGCGTCCCACGCTAAGCGCTTCATGACTACGGGGCGAGTCTCCATCCAAAGAGGCAAGCAGGTGCAGAGAGCATTTGGAGGTACAGCACTGGCAATGACCAAAAGCGCCCGGATCGTGGGTGCAGCCACGGCAGGTGTTGCCCTCCTGATGGATGTGGCCTTACTGGTGAAAGAGGCAAAGCACTTGCATGAAGGGGCAAAGACAGAGTCAGCAGAAAGGATGAGGCACCTGGCCGCGGAGCTGCAGAAGAAGTTGGAAGAGCTCACCCGGAACTATGAGAGTCTGCAGGAGGGCTGGACTTGGCCCCTACCAGGGCAGTGTAGGGAGCAGGGACATGTGCGGGGCCAAGAGAAGAAGGTACCTTCTTAG